ggagtgggagaaatcTGTGATGCCAGGCAGCCCAGAGAGTGGACATTAAACAATGGGACTGCAGATCGGGTGGAGTCCAGAAGATCCCAGATAGGGCCAAGGATAGAGGGTTGGTGTTCTAGTGGGGGCAGAGAACAGGTGGCGATTCTGGGGGTAGGCGGGGCCATGAAGTGGAAGACTTTCTAGATAActggggcggagggagaaggggagctgGCTGTGGCATGggcacgggggggggggaggggcaggcccagGACAATGTGGCGGCATCTGGGAGCCTAGAAGCTGCATTCCCAGAAACCAGGCCCACTGAGCCGCTTGTGTCCCAGCAGCTGGCCCCCGAGCGCTCTGTCTCAGGCCCCCTGGGGCCCCTGGGCTGTACATCGGTGCCTGCAGCGCCTGTCCTTCACACCACTCTGGACTTAGAAGAATTCATACCGCCAGTGCCCCCTCCGCCCTACTACCCCCCGGAGTATACCTGCAGCTCGGAAACAGATGCGCAGAGGTGAGGCCGGGCAGAGTCCTGCCAGGGGAACTAAGCAAGGGGGCAGGGGCTGCAGCCTGgcttgctgggggcagggggcagggggaggtttGTGCAGTCGGAGGGCTTTTCCAGGCTTTGTCCTCCCCGTCTTCCTGCCAGCATCACCTACAACGGCTCCATGGACAGTCCGGTACCTTTGTATCCTACGGATTGTCCTCCTTCCTATGAGGCCGTCATGGGGCTACGAGGAGACAGCCAGGTGAGAATAGTGCTCGGCGTGGTCTGGGGAGCTGGCGACAGAGCCTGAAAAGCTGAGGGAGCTGCTGTCCCTGGACAAAGAAGACAGTAGTCCTCACTGTGTTTGTGGCACCCGCCATCTGGTTTTCCCTAGagttggggcggggtgggggtgggcgcgCAGGAActattattcatttcttccagatgtgGAAACTCGGGCCCCCATAACTGACCTGTGCAGGGTGGCAAAGCTGGCCTGAACGCTAGGTCTTCAGAGCCCTGTCCTGCACACCGCgtgggggggttggaggggaTGGCCGCACCGGCTGTAGGGCCAGCCACCTGACCATCGGGTTTCCTGCAGGCCACTCTCTTTGATCCCCAGCTTCACGACAGCTCCTGCGTCTGCGAGCGCGTGGCCTCCATCGTGGATGGTGAGCAAAAAAAGCGGGGAGCGGGGGGCAAGGGCTGGGCTGCCTGGGAGGGCAGAGCTCGGTGGGGGTGCTGGGCTCTGAGGTCTCCGGAGGGCTGTGGACAGACAGCCGCCCCCACACGCCCCCCTGCCGCCCCCAGTGTCCATGGACAGTGGGTCTCTGGTGCTGTCGGCCATCGGGGACCTGCCCGGGGGCTCAAGCCCGTCGGAGGACTCGTGCCTGCTGGAGCTGCAGGGCTCCGTGCGCTCCGTGGACTACGTGCTCTTCCGCTCCATCCAGCGCAGCCGCGCCGGCTACTGCCTCAGCCTGGACTGCGGCCTGCGCGGCCCCTTCGAGGACAGCCCCCTGCCGCGGCGGCCCCCCAGGGCCGCCCGCTCCTACTCCTGCTCAGCCCCCGAGGCCCCGCCCGCCCTGGGAGCCCCCACGGCTGCCCGCAGCTGCCACCGGCTGGAGGGCTGGCCGCCCTGGGTGGGACCCTGCTTCCCGGAGCTGCGGCGGCGGGTCCCCCGGGGAGGCGGCCCCGGAGGCAGCCGGCCCACCGCGGCCCCTCCCGTCCGCGCCCCTGCTCGCCGCTTCAGCGACAGCTCAGGTTCCCTCACGCCGCCACCGCCGCCTGGGCACCGGCCTCCCCATCCGGCTCTCCCGCAGcccccgctgctgctgctgccgcggTCTCACAGTGACCCAGGCATCACCACCTCCAGCGACACCGGTGAGCACGccccacccctgcacacacaGCCCCGAGGGTCAGGAGAGGGCAGGCCGGGGAGTTAGAGGGCCGGTGGTGCCTGCAGGGCTTAGAACAGCCCCAAGAAGGGCTGAGTTCACTCCCGCAGGAGACACTTCTGAGCGTTCCCCTTCTAAAACCACACCGTCAGCAGCTGAGcggcagaaagaggaagaagcttcCACAGCTCCCACCCGGGCCCCATTACCCACCCTCTCCCAGGCCACCCACCTGCTCCCTGGGCACAGGAGCAGCCCCTCAGCCTAGGTGctggagtgcctgaggaatgagGGGACCTGACAGCATTTCAGCCCTGGCCTCATGCTCTTCTAGGGGGCCGAGGTGGGGGGGATGCAGCCACCATGAGACCGCCTTAGTCCCCGTCTTGCTGGGCTGCGCCATTGGGTTTCCGGCAGACATGGGCAGACGTGACGTTTGGGTtgagggtggggtgtggggctggggaggctcCTGGGGGGTTGAGTCTCTCCTGGGAGGACCTGTCGACCCGGCATTTccactccctgcctccccccacagcTGACTTCAGGGACCTTTATACCAAAGTGCTCGAGGAAGAGGCCGCCTCCCTTTCCTCTGCAGATACAGGTCAGGCGTGTGCTTGGCACCCAGAGGGTGGGTTAGGGGAGTGCTGCCTGGCCCTCCGTgcacctcccttccttctctctctccagggctctgctctgaaGCCTGCCTCTTCCGTCTAGCCCGCTGCCCTTCACCCAAGCTGCTACGCGCCCGCTCAGCTGAGAAACGGCGCCCCGTGCCCACCTTTCAAAAGGTCCCCCTGCCCTCCGGCCCTGCACCTGCCCACTCCCTCGGGGATCTTAAGAGCAGCTGGCCAGGCCGAGGCTTGGTCTCTCGTTTCTTCCAGATGTCCAAGAAGGCCCCAGACCCCAGTGGGAATGGGGCCCATGGGTTTAAGCAGGTAGGAGTTAGGGGAGTCTGGGAAGATACCCAGGAAAGCCGGGAGCTTTAGGCTAAGCCACACTCATGCCCGGTTTTGTGTCCCCCTCTAGGTGCCCCGGAGCCCATGGGGTCGGCCAGGCCGAGAGAGCCTCCACCTTCGGAGCTGTGGCGACCTGAGCTCTGGTTCTTCACTGCGGCGCCTCCTGTCTGGCCGCCGACTGGAGCGTGGTCCTCGCCCCCACAGCCTCAGCCTCAATGGGGGCAGCCGGGAGACTGGGCTCTGACCTGGGCTTCCTGACCCTCTGAACAGATCCAGGTGAATGCTGGGGGCACAGGCACCAGCTGGTGGGACCAACAACCCCCAGCACCCCACGCGCTGGCTGACACAAAAGAAACCCGCTGAACATGCCCAGAAGTATCCTTTTGCCGCCTACCTCTGGGAGCTCCTGCTGCTTGTCTCTGGCCCTCAGGACTGGGAGAGCTTCTCTCCTATGCTGCATGGGTATCTGGGTATTGAGGCTGTCTGGGGGAGAGGCTCCTGCTTACAGCATccgaagagggaaaaaaaaaagccccacccCCAGTGTGAGAGAGCCCTCCGACTGGACAGGGGCACTCTGGCTGGGGCAAAGGTATGCCCCAGTGCTTCTGCATAGGGAGCTGTGTGCCTATGCACTGGGGTGGTGAGGCGTGAAGAGTCcaagaaacctgggtggctctcagCTCTGCCACGTCTACCTGCatggccttgggcaaattatttaacctcaaCTGCCTGATCCGTAAAACATCGTGAAGATGAATGTTTGTAAAGCTCTTAATACACTAAATAGGCCTTCAAAAAATTTCAGTTTTCGCCTTCTCTTCTGCACCAGCCTTTTCCACCATGGGAAATTTGTTCTGGCATCTCTCGTGGTTAAGAAAACTCTCTCAAGACATTTATTTCCAGCTATCTAGATCTCTGCTCCTTTTCGGAGCAAAatgttttctctctgcctttcctgctCTTCTCAGAACACTCCCATCAGGCTCCATCCCCATCTCTCCCCAGGCATTACCCTTGAAAAAGCCTTCAGTAACCAAGAAGGTATCAGACCCAATGGCCACTTCTCTGCCTGCATGTCACTTGACTTCTGAGAAACATTTAAGCATCTTTTCTCTTCAATTTTGCCCTTTCCTGTCTTTGAAGACATCATAGCCCTACGTTTCCTCTCGAcccttttggtttcttttgccaGCTCCCACAACTCAGCTGGATCGTTCAGTGCTGGAAAACCCCGGGATTTCCCCCTTGGTCCTCTTCTAGTTTCCATCTGCAAATAGCACTACTCAAACCCATGGTTTAAATACTATctgccctggggcgcctgggtagctcagttgttaagcgtctgcctgccttctgcccggtcatgatcccagggttctgggatcgagccccacatagggctccctgctccgcggggagtctgcttctacctctcccactccacctgcttgtgctctgtgtgtgtgtgtctctctctgtcaaataaaatcttaaaattaaaaaaaaaaatgaaataccatCTGCCTGCCCACGTGGAACTCTTCTCCCTGATTCTCCTCTGACCTCCAACTTGACACATCTGTCGGGATGTCCAATGAACGCCTCAGACTCACGGCGGCCACAGATGAACCCTGAATCCCACCCCGGGCGCCTGTCCCCATCTCAATCAACAGCACCTCTATTCACCCGGAGGCACATTCCAAAAGCTTGGGAATCATCCTGGTTTTATGCTTTCCCTCCTCCAACGCACCCAGTCCTCACCAGCTACCTAGACAGGCTCGAGCCCCCCTCTCCCAGCCTTCCGACTGGTCTCCTTCCTAAACCTCTCTTCTCCGCTCGGTAGAGCGAAAGTCACGTCGCCGCAAGGTTCTGCCGCAGTCCGCCGGCCTCCCGCTGGCCCGGGAGTCCGCTGCAGGCTCCTGAGCAGACCGTGGTCAGGCACGGCCCGTCTCACGCCGCTGCAGCCACCCGGCCTCACGCCAGGGCTCGGCACCTGCTCGGCCCGCGGCGCCCTGCGGAGGCGCCCTCCGCGCCTCCGCGCAGGGCTCCCGGTCACTGGGTCAGTGCCGCGGCGCTCCCCGCCGAGCACTCGCGAGGACCAGGATCGCCGCGTGCCAGTCTAGTCACTGGCCGGCTCTACCAGCGGGCTACCGGGGGCAGACCGGAGGGCCGGCGGGGGAGGCGCGCAGCCCGCGGACGGCGTCGGGCGGCCCGGCCTTTAATTCAGCAGCCGCAGGGCGGGTCAGGGCGCGGCCGGCCCACAGCACGGGGTAGGAGGAGCTGAGACGGGGCTTCCCAGCGAGGCAGCTTCCGAGCACTGAACGTTCCCTGACCCGAGGCCCCCGGAGGAGCGTGCTCGCGGACGCAGCGCCGCCTCGACGGGCGCCTCCCCGGCGGGaagcccccggccccgcccgttACGGCCGCTGGACGCCCAGGCGCATGCGCACTTCTCGCCGTCCGCGCCCTTGTTCGCGTAGGCTCCAGACGACGCTTGCGCCGCACCTGGACTCGGCTGGTCAGCGAGAGTAGTCGGTCCCCAGGACGACCAATAGGCGTGCGGAAGGGGCCGGCGTCccgtccccccctcccccccgcgaTTCGAGACTCCGCCCGCGGCTGCGCATCGAGGGGCTGCGCGTGGACGGGCTGCGCGGC
This portion of the Mustela lutreola isolate mMusLut2 chromosome 14, mMusLut2.pri, whole genome shotgun sequence genome encodes:
- the ENTREP3 gene encoding protein ENTREP3 isoform X3 — its product is MMPSPSDSSRSLTSRPSTRGLTHLRLHRPWLQALLMLGLAQVLLGVLVVTFSMVASSVTTTESIKRSCPSWAGFSLAFSGVVGVVSWKRPFTLVISFFSLLSVLCVMLSMAGSVLSCKNAQLARDFQDCSMEGKVCVCCPSVPLLRPCPESGQELKVAPNSTCDEARGALKNLLFSVCGLTICGAVTCTLSAVVCCVQIFSLDLVHMLAPERSVSGPLGPLGCTSVPAAPVLHTTLDLEEFIPPVPPPPYYPPEYTCSSETDAQRLCPPRLPASITYNGSMDSPVPLYPTDCPPSYEAVMGLRGDSQATLFDPQLHDSSCVCERVASIVDVSMDSGSLVLSAIGDLPGGSSPSEDSCLLELQGSVRSVDYVLFRSIQRSRAGYCLSLDCGLRGPFEDSPLPRRPPRAARSYSCSAPEAPPALGAPTAARSCHRLEGWPPWVGPCFPELRRRVPRGGGPGGSRPTAAPPVRAPARRFSDSSGSLTPPPPPGHRPPHPALPQPPLLLLPRSHSDPGITTSSDTADFRDLYTKVLEEEAASLSSADTARCPSPKLLRARSAEKRRPVPTFQKVPLPSGPAPAHSLGDLKSSWPGRGLVSRFFQMSKKAPDPSGNGAHGFKQVPRSPWGRPGRESLHLRSCGDLSSGSSLRRLLSGRRLERGPRPHSLSLNGGSRETGL
- the ENTREP3 gene encoding protein ENTREP3 isoform X1, which codes for MMPSPSDSSRSLTSRPSTRGLTHLRLHRPWLQALLMLGLAQVLLGVLVVTFSMVASSVTTTESIKRSCPSWAGFSLAFSGVVGVVSWKRPFTLVISFFSLLSVLCVMLSMAGSVLSCKNAQLARDFQDCSMEGKVCVCCPSVPLLRPCPESGQELKVAPNSTCDEARGALKNLLFSVCGLTICGAVTCTLSAVVCCVQIFSLDLVHMLAPERSVSGPLGPLGCTSVPAAPVLHTTLDLEEFIPPVPPPPYYPPEYTCSSETDAQRLCPPRLPASITYNGSMDSPVPLYPTDCPPSYEAVMGLRGDSQATLFDPQLHDSSCVCERVASIVDVSMDSGSLVLSAIGDLPGGSSPSEDSCLLELQGSVRSVDYVLFRSIQRSRAGYCLSLDCGLRGPFEDSPLPRRPPRAARSYSCSAPEAPPALGAPTAARSCHRLEGWPPWVGPCFPELRRRVPRGGGPGGSRPTAAPPVRAPARRFSDSSGSLTPPPPPGHRPPHPALPQPPLLLLPRSHSDPGITTSSDTADFRDLYTKVLEEEAASLSSADTGLCSEACLFRLARCPSPKLLRARSAEKRRPVPTFQKVPLPSGPAPAHSLGDLKSSWPGRGLVSRFFQMSKKAPDPSGNGAHGFKQVPRSPWGRPGRESLHLRSCGDLSSGSSLRRLLSGRRLERGPRPHSLSLNGGSRETGL
- the ENTREP3 gene encoding protein ENTREP3 isoform X2; translated protein: MMPSPSDSSRSLTSRPSTRGLTHLRLHRPWLQALLMLGLAQVLLGVLVVTFSMVASSVTTTESIKRSCPSWAGFSLAFSGVVGVVSWKRPFTLVISFFSLLSVLCVMLSMAGSVLSCKNAQLARDFQDCSMEGKVCVCCPSVPLLRPCPESGQELKVAPNSTCDEARGALKNLLFSVCGLTICGAVTCTLSAVVCCVQIFSLDLVHMLAPERSVSGPLGPLGCTSVPAAPVLHTTLDLEEFIPPVPPPPYYPPEYTCSSETDAQSITYNGSMDSPVPLYPTDCPPSYEAVMGLRGDSQATLFDPQLHDSSCVCERVASIVDVSMDSGSLVLSAIGDLPGGSSPSEDSCLLELQGSVRSVDYVLFRSIQRSRAGYCLSLDCGLRGPFEDSPLPRRPPRAARSYSCSAPEAPPALGAPTAARSCHRLEGWPPWVGPCFPELRRRVPRGGGPGGSRPTAAPPVRAPARRFSDSSGSLTPPPPPGHRPPHPALPQPPLLLLPRSHSDPGITTSSDTADFRDLYTKVLEEEAASLSSADTGLCSEACLFRLARCPSPKLLRARSAEKRRPVPTFQKVPLPSGPAPAHSLGDLKSSWPGRGLVSRFFQMSKKAPDPSGNGAHGFKQVPRSPWGRPGRESLHLRSCGDLSSGSSLRRLLSGRRLERGPRPHSLSLNGGSRETGL